In Oncorhynchus clarkii lewisi isolate Uvic-CL-2024 chromosome 24, UVic_Ocla_1.0, whole genome shotgun sequence, one DNA window encodes the following:
- the LOC139383032 gene encoding otolin 1b gives MLPYHSALLAVLSLTVTSVSTKTTQRPKYQYTKKPMPYREQPQITMQPLTPILPKTLKSVEKSDPMNPYPLATTETTTYPSDAYQDYYTETTGPPGVGHDNYTMDYNECYFNFCECCPPERGPRGPKGDRGLPGSPGEEGERGPRGFSGLAGSNGTMGPKGDRGVKGDLGYRGMAGTPGNPGKPGERGGFGFKGEKGDSGPPGVKGNQGEKGESQNGTKGERGEPGMEGPTGPPGLAGVQDQKGDKGDKGECGTFGERGLKGDRGDPGPPGIQGQVGLPGVDGMQGSPGVAGDQGDLGPPGAQGEPGVRGLPGPQGGRGMFGPKGDRGPPGMRGDRGPRGIRGAKGNGVIQKRSAFSVGLSPSKSFPPSGFPVRFDKVFYNGENHYNSSSNSFTCAHGGVYVFSYHITVRNKPLRAALVVNGVRKVRTRDSLYGQDIDQASSLVLLQLAVGDQVWLETLRDWNGVYASSEDDSTFSGFLLYADKP, from the exons ATGCTCCCCTATCACTCCGCACTCTTGGCAGTGCTGTCACTCACAGTGACCAGCGTATCGACGAAGACCACCCAGCGGCCAAAGTACCAATACACCAAGAAGCCCATGCCTTACCGTGAGCAGCCCCAGATTACCATGCAGCCCCTAACCCCCATCCTCCCTAAGACACTGAAATCAGTGGAGAAATCAGATCCCATGAACCCCTACCCTCTGGCTACCACAGAGACCACAACCTACCCCAGCGATGCCTACCAGGATTACTATACTGAAACCACAGGGCCCCCTGGTGTTGGGCATGATAATTACACCATGGATTATAACGAGTGCTACTTCAATTTTTGTGAGTGCTGTCCACCAGAGAGGGGCCCTCGAGGGCCAAAAGGGGACAGAGGACTACCAG GTTCACCTGGAGAAGAGGGGGAGCGAGGACCCAGAGGCTTTTCTGGACTGGCTGGTTCAAATGGAACTATGGGGCCAAAAGGAGACAGAG GAGTTAAAGGTGACCTAGGATACCGTGGAATGGCAGGAACTCCAGGTAACCCAGGGAAACCAGGAGAGAGAG GTGGATTTGGCTTCAAAGGTGAAAAAGGTGACAGCGGGCCCCCTGGTGTCAAAGGTAACCAGGGGGAGAAGGGTGAAAGCCAAAATGGGACtaagggtgagagaggggaacctggaatggaaggCCCAACAGGACCCCCAGGGCTGGCTGGAGTGCAAGACCAGAAGGGGGACAAGGGGGACAAAGGAGAGTGTGGGACAtttggagagagaggactgaaggGCGATAGAGGGGATCCTGGGCCTCCAGGTATTCAGGGACAGGTGGGTCTTCCTGGGGTGGATGGCATGCAGGGCTCCCCTGGTGTGGCGGGCGACCAGGGGGATCTAGGACCCCCAGGGGCTCAAGGTGAGCCAGGGGTGCGAGGGCTGCCTGGAccccagggagggagggggatgtttGGGCCAAAGGGTGACAGAGGCCCCCCTGGGATGAGAGGGGACAGGGGCCCTCGGGGGATCAGAGGGGCAAAGGGTAACGGGGTGATTCAGAAACGCTCAGCTTTCAGTGTAGGCCTCTCTCCCAGCAAGTCCTTCCCTCCATCGGGCTTTCCTGTCCGCTTCGACAAGGTCTTCTATAACGGAGAGAACCACTACAACTCCTCCTCCAACAGCTTCACCTGTGCCCACGGGGGGGTCTACGTGTTCTCCTACCACATAACCGTGCGGAACAAGCCCCTGCGCGCCGCCCTGGTAGTCAATGGGGTGAGGAAGGTGCGGACGCGGGACTCTCTCTATGGCCAGGACATCGACCAAGCGTCCAGCCTGGTGCTGTTGCAGCTGGCGGTGGGGGACCAGGTATGGCTGGAGACACTGAGGGACTGGAACGGTGTCTATGCCAGTAGTGAGGACGACAGCACGTTCTCTGGCTTTCTGCTCTACGCTGACAAGCCCTGA
- the LOC139382371 gene encoding rab5 GDP/GTP exchange factor-like, which translates to MSHRSERRGIHVDQSELLCTKGCGFYGNTAWQGLCSKCWREEYQQTRHKQIQEDHALAERLQKEEEAAYANNHQGAAQPQPAIAPFSKFEERKTKEKSRKVNTMTKFFTPSTKTPPKKESVPGEALSTPSPSVSRKPLETDRTTREFIDFLKTLKPGREIFKQCRAFTESMAYKRDLGADELSECVQDFYQNLSDRLHTHFKGSSERVESVMDEVERYMMTRLYEEVFCPETTDDEKKDLAIQKRIRALHWVTIEMLCVPVDEEIPEVSDNVVKAITDVIEMDSKRVPRDKLTCITRCSKHIFNAINTTKKEAASADDFLPTLIYIVLKANPPRLQSNIQYITRFCNPSRLMSGEDGYYFTNLCCAVAFIEKLDGQSLNLSVEEFELYMSGQASPQRPQAATSPACSAAFSQMNESLDLLTGLGVRQERVMEGARRLESDLIDWRDGVEHKVQDVMERFPLEMHPTAPPTASSAIDADNVENDHLPSPLQPQLFAG; encoded by the exons ATGAGCCACCGGTCGGAACGTCGTGGGATCCATGTGGACCAGTCAGAGCTGCTGTGTACGAAGGGATGTGGTTTCTATGGCAACACGGCCTGGCAGGGCCTCTGCTCCAAGTGCTGGCGGGAGGAGTACCAACAAACCAGACACAAACAGATCCAGGAGGACCATGCACTGGCAGAGAG GttacagaaggaggaggaggcagcatACGCTAACAACCACCAGGGGGCAGCCCAGCCCCAGCCTGCCATCGCACCCTTCAGCAAGTTTGAAGAGAGGAAAACCAAGGAGAAGTCACGTAAAGTCAACACAATGACTAAGTTTTTCACTCCCTCAACAAAGACACCGCCCAAGAAAG AATCCGTCCCTGGCGAGGCCCTGTCGACCCCCAGCCCCTCAGTGAGCCGCAAGCCCTTAGAGACGGACCGCACCACACGAGAGTTCATCGACTTCCTCAAGACACTGAAACCTGGCAGGGAGATCTTCAAACAGTGCCGAGCCTTCACAGAGAGCATGGCCTACAAGAGG GACCTGGGTGCTGATGAGCTGTCTGAGTGCGTTCAAGACTTCTACCAGAACCTTTCAGACCGCCTGCACACACACTTCAAAG GGTCGTCAGAGCGCGTAGAGAGTGTGATGGACGAGGTAGAGAGGTACATGATGACACGTCTCTACGAGGAGGTCTTCTGTCCTGAGACCACAGACGATGAGAAGAAAGACCTGGCCATTCAAAAGAGAATCAG GGCCTTGCATTGGGTCACCATCGAGATGCTGTGTGTCCCTGTGGATGAGGAGATTCCAGAGGTGTCTGATAACGTGGTCAAAGCCATCACAG ACGTGATCGAGATGGACTCGAAGCGTGTGCCCAGGGACAAGCTGACCTGCATCACACGCTGCAGTAAGCACATCTTCAATGCCATCAATACCACCAAGAAGGAGGCGGCATCTGCTGATGACTTCCTGCCCACCCTCATCTACATCGTCCTGAAGGCCAACCCTCCGCGACTGCAGTCCAACATCCAGTACATCACCCGCTTCTGTAACCCTAGCCGCCTCATGAGCGGAGAAGACGGATACTACTTTACCAACCTG tgctgtGCGGTGGCCTTCATAGAGAAGCTGGATGGCCAGTCTCTGAACCTGAGCGTTGAGGAGTTTGAGCTCTACATGTCAGGCCAGGCGTCTCCCCAGCGTCCCCAGGCTGCCACCTCCCCCGCCTGTAGTGCTGCTTTCAGCCAGATGAATGAGAGTCTGGACCTATTGACGGGGCTGGGCGTGAGGCAGGAACGCGTCATGGAGGGGGCTCGCCGCCTGGAGAGTGACCTCATCGACTGGAGGGATGGGGTAGAGCACAAAGTGCAGGATGTGATGGAGAGGTTCCCCCTGGAAATGCACCCCACCGCTCCCCCCACCGCCTCTTCTGCCATAGATGCTGACAACGTGGAAAACGACCACCTACCTTCTcctctccaaccccagttgtttgccgggtga
- the LOC139382946 gene encoding high affinity immunoglobulin gamma Fc receptor I-like has protein sequence MKLLLSLLVVSTLPKWAVPQVLPMRAPLTAVAELVNGGPRIFSGERVRLKCSVPGKVSAEWRYQWFRGGEQLQESEYFVLWKARPQQSGKYYCQGLRTTWISTQHTLHSLPIEIEVDGGWAILQAPPLPMLVGETMTLMCRVRGNPRLTEVILYKDGVELQRQSGPELCVTNLTLQHHGSYWCRASWDGRRQTNSVISVAASVSIIEVLTEPMLEIVPNDPLIHKDRMLLVCHVQLNAREPVSHIHYYFYQDGLSLGLASSQDRVTVLRDSGRYWCKASIPTLGLKRLSEPVPYGRVTGIHQGPAVSLQPRAPSHPDPMKGPPQTTTSIQPSEPLTFPEVSGDSPNTLAPGVGSDDGTVVWKDF, from the exons ATGAAGCTGTTACTGAGCCTCCTTG TTGTTTCGACACTACCTAAATGGGCTGTACCACAAG TTCTCCCCATGAGGGCTCCGCTGACAGCCGTGGCTGAGCTAGTTAATGGGGGACCCCGGATCTTCTCAGGGGAGAGAGTACGTCTGAAGTGCAGTGTTCCTGGGAAAGTGTCGGCCGAGTGGAGGTACCAGTGGTTCAGGGGGGGAGAGCAGCTCCAGGAGTCTGAGTACTTTGTCCTATGGAAGGCCAGGCCACAGCAGAGTGGGAAGTATTACTGCCAGGGCCTGAGAACCACATGGATAAGCACACAACACACCCTCCACAGCCTGCCTATAGAAATAGAGGTGGACG GTGGGTGGGCCATCCTGCAGGCCCCGCCCCTGCCCATGCTGGTTGGAGAGACAATGACCCTGATGTGTCGTGTTCGTGGCAACCCTAGACTGACTGAGGTCATACTCTACAAGGACGGGGTGGAGCTTCAGAGACAGTCTGGACCAGAGCTGTGTGTCACTAACCTTACCCTGCAACACCACGGATCCTATTGGTGCAGAGCATCCTGGGATGGACGGAGGCAAACCAACTCTGTGATCTCAGTGGCTGCTTCGGTGTCCATCATAG AGGTTCTGACAGAACCCATGTTGGAGATTGTGCCCAATGACCCTCTGATCCATAAAGACCGTATGCTCCTGGTGTGTCATGTTCAACTGAACGCCCGTGAGCCCGTTTCACACatccactactacttctaccagGACGGGTTGAGTCTGGGGCTTGCCTCTTCCCAGGACAGAGTCACAGTACTGAGGGACTCAGGCCGGTACTGGTGCAAAGCCAGCATTCCTACTCTGGGGCTGAAGAGGCTCAGCGAGCCCGTACCTTATGGGCGAGTGACAG GGATACATCAGGGACCAGCTGTCTCACTCCAACCCAGAGCTCCATCTCATCCAGATCCTATGAAAGGACCTCCTCAGACCACCACCTCTATCCAGCCTTCTGAGCCCCTTACCTTCCCCGAGGTATCCGGTGATTCTCCAAACACACTGGCCCCTGGTGTTGGTTCAGATGATGGAACAGTGGTGTGGAAGGACTTCTAA
- the LOC139382413 gene encoding caspase a-like, with translation MADKLLSKARKTFIDSVTKPVIKQLLDDLLEDKVLNDEETESVTEENSTRAEQARCLIDMVRKKGSKASDKMIARVQERDPGLYDKMGLAPTPSSPQLSQQEEQPVSSVLTPSTNDFKKDILQRKGSEIYLPMDKSGRKRLALLINNVEFDDKNMLRRGAEKDEEDVERLLRDLGYDVVKHRNLSGQEMDEAVKAFSKREEHLLSDSVFVVMMSHGELGAIMGVHYRKGDPNLDIFPINNIFTHLNTENCKALINKPKVILIQACRGGKDGSVWVSDTVPGSSLDLGLESDSFRREHKEKDFISLLSCTPDTVSYRDPEMGTLFVQRIMETFNTYACDDHIEELFRKVMGRFEDFPRQMPTKDRATLTKHFYLFPGL, from the exons ATGGCAG ACAAGTTGCTCTCCAAGGCTCGGAAGACATTCATAGACAGTGTGACGAAGCCAGTGATCAAGCAGCTCCTGGATGACCTTTTGGAGGACAAGGTGCTGAACGATGAAGAGACAGAATCGGTGACGGAGGAGAACAGCACTAGGGCAGAGCAGGCACGATGCCTTATCGATATGGTGCGGAAGAAAGGGAGCAAAGCCAGTGACAAGATGATTGCCAGAGTTCAGGAGAGAGATCCTGGACTTTATGACAAAATGGGTCTGGCCCCCA CACCATCATCGCCCCAGTTATCACAGCAGGAGGAGCAGCCAGTGTCCTCTGTCCTCACCCCCAGCACAAATGACTTTAAGAAGGACATTCTTCAGAGGAAGGGTAGCGAG ATTTACCTTCCAATGGATAAGTCTGGTCGGAAGCGTCTGGCCCTGCTCATAAACAACGTGGAGTTTGATGATAAGAACATGCTGAGACGAGGGGCAGAGAAGGACGAGGAGGACGTGGAGAGGCTTCTCAGGGATCTGGGATATGATGTGGTGAAACACAGAAACCTGTCTGGACAG GAGATGGACGAGGCTGTGAAAGCGTTCTCTAAACGTGAGGAGCACTTATTGTCGGACAGCGTCTTCGTGGTGATGATGTCTCACGGGGAGCTGGGAGCCATCATGGGTGTCCATTACAGGAAAGGGGACCCTAATCTTGACATCTTCCCCATCAACAACATcttcacacacctgaacacagagAACTGCAAAGCACTGATTAACAAACCCAAAGTCATCCTCATTCAGGCCTGCAGGGGAG GCAAGGATGGGTCTGTTTGGGTCAGTGACACAGTGCCTGGGTCCAGCCTTGACCTGGGGTTAGAGAGTGACTCATTTAGGAGGGAGCACAAAGAGAAGGACttcatctccctcctgtcctgcACACCAG ATACTGTGTCTTACAGAGATCCAGAGATGGGCACCCTTTTTGTCCAACGCATCATGGAGACATTCAACACCTATGCCTGTGATGATCATATAGAAGAATTGTTCAGGAAG GTCATGGGACGCTTTGAAGATTTCCCCAGACAGATGCCGACCAAAGACAGAGCCACTCTAACAAAGCACTTCTACCTCTTCCCAGGCCTCTGA